The following coding sequences lie in one Musa acuminata AAA Group cultivar baxijiao chromosome BXJ1-8, Cavendish_Baxijiao_AAA, whole genome shotgun sequence genomic window:
- the LOC103996128 gene encoding interactor of constitutive active ROPs 4-like, with the protein MPIRTRGPDLPQQLPRAPLRPMTTTAISDANLLPGMAVERKRGTKVEDLEAKLSKAQEGLRKVGDPLLDSAEDVKIDDEKFDKELEPESEAAELSSPSPTDETMIEHGLHESPEAVELKAMILAKEEEVLTLLEENMIFKRRAEEEAARMAAAAGAREHELKTRIESMEEELKESTARAAELVQHLAVAEGAKARLEAEMRRLRAQTEQWRKAAEAAVTLLATAGTPDKHLSGVGYFGRCSPLIAGESEEEMAGGARRKAAVGIRMFGELWKKRIQQQQQQR; encoded by the exons ATGCCCATCAGGACAAG AGGGCCAGATTTGCCTCAGCAGCTCCCACGAGCCCCTCTGCGCCCCATGACGACCACCGCCATCTCCGACGCCAACCTCCTTCCCGGAATGGCTGTCGAG AGGAAGCGAGGCACCAAGGTGGAGGACTTGGAGGCCAAGTTGAGCAAAGCCCAGGAAGGGCTCAGGAAGGTCGGAGACCCACTCCTGGACTCTGCTGAAGACGTCAAGATCGATGATGAGAAGTTCGACAAGGAGTTGGAGCCCGAGTCCGAAGCGGCCGAGCTCAGCTCTCCTTCGCCCACCGATGAGACAATGATCGAACATGGGCTACACGAGAGCCCAGAGGCGGTGGAGCTCAAGGCCATGATACTGGCGAAAGAGGAGGAGGTACTGactcttttggaagagaacatgATCTTCAAGAGAAGAGCCGAAGAAGAAGCCGCGAGGATGGCGGCAGCAGCGGGAGCCAGAGAACACGAGCTGAAGACGAGGATAGAGTCAATGGAAGAGGAGTTGAAGGAGAGCACGGCGAGAGCAGCAGAGCTGGTGCAGCACTTGGCGGTGGCGGAGGGAGCAAAAGCCAGACTCGAGGCGGAGATGAGGCGGCTGCGGGCACAGACGGAGCAGTGGCGCAAGGCAGCTGAGGCGGCAGTCACTTTGCTGGCCACCGCCGGTACACCGGACAAACACCTTAGTGGTGTCGGATATTTCGGACGATGCTCGCCGTTGATCGCCGGTGAATCGGAGGAGGAGATGGCTGGAGGAGCGAGAAGGAAGGCAGCGGTGGGAATTCGGATGTTCGGAGAGCTGTGGAAGAAGAGAatccagcaacagcagcagcagcggtag